The Bosea sp. 29B genome segment GGCTTGAGGTTGTCGAGGGTCCGACGGGGCGGCGGCTTCGCACGGAGGGCGAAAGGGCCCGGATAGCGGCGGAGAGCCTGATGCCGGGGATGCAGGTTGCTGTGGTCGCTCGAAAGTACGGAACGACACGCTCGCAGGTGTATGATTGGCGGCGGCGCCTTCGTCTGGGAGAGCTGGTCCTTCCGGAGAGCGCGGAGCCGCTGTTCGCGCCGTTGCTGGTGGATGACGCGCAGTCGCCCCTGCTGCCGCCAAAGCCACCGAAATCGGCGGCGGCGAAGGTTGAGATCGTGGTTGGCGATGCGGTAATCCGAACGACGGTCGAGGTCGAGCAGTTGGTGCAGGTGATCCGTGCGGTGCGGGCCTCGCGATGATCGCGCCGAGTTCCGATCTGAAGATCTACGTGGCGACACGTCCGGTCGACTTCCGTCGTGGCCTTGATGGGCTGGCGGCGGCGGCGCAGGAGATGCTCGGCCTTGATCCCTACAGTGGTGCCGCCATCGTCTTCCG includes the following:
- a CDS encoding transposase, with the translated sequence MEADVQMDVQLDVATPGYVGRLEVVEGPTGRRLRTEGERARIAAESLMPGMQVAVVARKYGTTRSQVYDWRRRLRLGELVLPESAEPLFAPLLVDDAQSPLLPPKPPKSAAAKVEIVVGDAVIRTTVEVEQLVQVIRAVRASR